A single window of Chitinophaga sp. XS-30 DNA harbors:
- a CDS encoding RagB/SusD family nutrient uptake outer membrane protein, producing the protein MKSQFFLYTCIVLLAGSIMSSCKKLIEIGPPRDQLASNNVFLDSTTAEAALAGLYAGVANPSPASDMSTSITMFNGMSADEVYAFSMNYYDDFTNNSLTPMIYYVDGLWGTIYKNIYIANAVVEGMAESPLSEAYRQRTTGEAKFLRALCYFYLVNEYGAVPLVTSTDVHTTSRQPRDSVDVVYDQIEKDLADAKSVLPSTLDIYGGRRIRATTWAADALLARVYLYRGKWQLAETMATAVINNPGLFRMNDSLNQVFLANNEEGILQFVNGIASSWMANNFVPSALNITPKFVIQDGLFADFEPGDKRKTNWVGYKSYGGTDYPYPAKYKYMAGVGAVEYNQVLRLSEQFLIRAEARTQQSNYIQAAADIDSVRLRAGLPETDAADKAALMAAIEHERRIEFFCEWGQRWLDLKRLPGINDPLKSRADEVLFLLKGSKWQSTDALYPVPQSAINSNPILSQNEGYF; encoded by the coding sequence GATCCATCATGAGCAGCTGCAAGAAACTGATCGAGATCGGTCCGCCCAGAGACCAGCTGGCATCTAACAATGTGTTCCTCGATTCAACTACGGCGGAAGCAGCCCTGGCAGGCTTATATGCCGGCGTGGCGAATCCCAGCCCCGCCAGTGACATGAGTACTTCCATCACCATGTTCAATGGCATGTCGGCGGACGAGGTGTATGCTTTTTCAATGAATTACTATGATGACTTCACCAATAATTCATTAACACCAATGATATATTATGTAGATGGGTTATGGGGCACGATCTATAAAAACATCTACATCGCCAATGCTGTTGTGGAGGGCATGGCCGAATCTCCCCTGTCCGAAGCATACAGGCAACGTACCACCGGGGAAGCTAAATTCCTCCGCGCATTATGCTATTTCTACCTGGTGAATGAATATGGCGCCGTGCCGTTGGTGACATCCACCGATGTACACACCACTTCCAGACAACCAAGGGATAGTGTGGACGTAGTGTATGACCAGATAGAAAAAGATCTTGCCGATGCGAAAAGCGTATTGCCGTCTACGTTAGATATATATGGCGGCAGGCGGATACGTGCTACCACCTGGGCCGCGGATGCATTGCTCGCCAGGGTGTACCTGTACCGGGGGAAATGGCAGCTCGCTGAAACCATGGCTACTGCCGTCATCAATAATCCGGGACTGTTCAGGATGAACGATTCCCTCAACCAGGTATTTCTCGCCAACAACGAAGAAGGCATCCTCCAGTTCGTGAACGGCATTGCCAGTTCATGGATGGCCAACAACTTTGTTCCTTCCGCACTGAACATAACGCCCAAGTTTGTAATACAGGACGGCCTCTTTGCGGATTTTGAACCCGGAGACAAGCGGAAAACCAACTGGGTAGGCTATAAAAGCTACGGTGGCACCGACTATCCCTATCCCGCCAAATACAAGTACATGGCGGGAGTAGGCGCTGTTGAATATAACCAGGTTCTGCGCCTGTCGGAACAATTCCTGATCCGCGCCGAAGCCCGGACGCAGCAATCCAATTACATACAGGCCGCAGCGGACATTGACAGCGTAAGGTTGAGAGCCGGGTTGCCTGAAACCGATGCTGCCGACAAAGCTGCGCTGATGGCCGCTATTGAACATGAACGCCGTATCGAATTTTTCTGCGAATGGGGGCAACGCTGGCTGGATCTCAAAAGATTGCCCGGAATCAATGATCCGCTCAAATCCAGGGCAGACGAAGTATTGTTCCTGCTCAAAGGAAGTAAATGGCAATCGACGGATGCTTTGTATCCCGTTCCGCAATCTGCTATCAATTCCAATCCAATCCTCAGCCAGAACGAAGGATATTTCTAG
- a CDS encoding redoxin domain-containing protein has translation MMRYQLFFRQWLPAALLMTGTVVAKAQSAREKPFTLTGQVTAPQYPAKLYLQYALNDKEMATDSAVLQKDGHFVFKGKLRRPVSARVYMNPRGGKYVARRFYLQPGKVTIHATGSLDAATVAGSPNTAVQDEFYQHGDAYADIFASLNTRAYYNRGMLDSMQVIAAAQAQTRKKFNAEVGDIIRRHPDADASWDMVYSYRIALDPETITPLFEALSPKFKNSDEGKALVKQIASVSKIAVGSPAPDFTQSDPGGNSIRLSSFRGKYVLVDFWASWCGICRLENPNVLKAYDAYKDSGFTVLGVSLDDSLHRDAWIQAIKDDNMPWQQVSDLKARNNEAAILYGIKGIPQNVLIGPDGRIIAKNKRGRDLMSTLMEIFDKGCNMRLDGNINGIGDGMAIFRYYKDDAPQSDTVSIRDGKFTWLAVMQEPQRVNATFLPKRKQISFFSDIGYLQLTAHADSLHVFTLNGSDLQSEADRFNAAAKELSPEQKELLQQLTDAPLEKRPEIGEKLLELARSRYAERVRNYVQGHPQSLFSLQLVKDMAEDIAGPRYNAVHPLYHSLSAVIRGTPSGRRIAAMLPVMKRSAEGEEIADLSQADTSGRKILLSDFKGKYVLLDFWASWCGPCRAGHPDLLKAYHTYKSKGFTVVGISLDTDAKKWKKAIEDDHLPWTQLSDLKGRENEIAQYYNVRGIPWNILVGPDGRIIASNLSRSALQEKLPELIK, from the coding sequence ATGATGCGTTATCAATTATTTTTCAGGCAATGGCTGCCTGCCGCCCTGCTCATGACCGGAACGGTCGTTGCAAAGGCGCAGTCCGCCCGCGAAAAGCCGTTCACGCTCACCGGGCAGGTGACTGCCCCGCAATACCCTGCCAAACTATATCTTCAATATGCATTGAATGATAAGGAAATGGCAACCGATTCCGCGGTGTTGCAAAAAGACGGACATTTTGTATTCAAAGGCAAGCTGCGCAGACCCGTTTCGGCCAGGGTGTACATGAATCCCCGGGGCGGAAAATATGTTGCCCGGCGCTTTTACCTGCAACCCGGCAAAGTAACCATCCACGCCACCGGTTCCCTGGATGCGGCAACCGTAGCAGGCAGTCCCAATACCGCCGTGCAGGATGAATTTTATCAACATGGAGATGCATACGCAGATATATTTGCCTCACTGAATACAAGGGCATATTACAACCGCGGCATGCTGGACTCTATGCAGGTGATTGCAGCAGCGCAGGCGCAAACCAGGAAAAAATTCAATGCGGAAGTGGGGGATATCATCAGGCGGCATCCCGATGCTGATGCCTCCTGGGACATGGTGTACAGCTACCGCATAGCGCTGGACCCGGAAACGATCACGCCGCTGTTCGAAGCGCTCAGCCCGAAGTTTAAAAATTCAGACGAAGGAAAAGCCCTCGTCAAGCAGATCGCCAGCGTCAGCAAAATAGCCGTGGGTTCGCCGGCTCCGGATTTTACACAATCAGATCCGGGTGGAAATTCCATCCGGCTGTCCTCTTTCCGTGGAAAATATGTGCTCGTTGATTTCTGGGCCAGCTGGTGCGGTATCTGCCGCCTGGAAAACCCCAATGTGCTGAAGGCTTACGATGCTTATAAGGACAGCGGATTTACCGTACTGGGCGTGTCGCTGGACGATTCCCTGCACCGCGATGCGTGGATACAGGCCATCAAAGATGATAACATGCCCTGGCAGCAAGTGTCCGACCTGAAAGCAAGAAATAACGAGGCTGCTATACTTTACGGCATCAAAGGCATTCCGCAAAATGTGCTCATCGGACCGGACGGCAGGATCATCGCTAAAAACAAACGCGGCCGGGACCTGATGAGCACGCTGATGGAGATATTTGACAAAGGCTGTAATATGCGCCTGGATGGGAATATAAACGGGATCGGTGACGGCATGGCTATTTTCCGTTATTACAAAGACGATGCACCCCAAAGCGATACGGTATCCATCCGCGATGGCAAATTTACCTGGCTGGCCGTGATGCAGGAGCCGCAGCGGGTGAATGCCACCTTCCTGCCGAAACGCAAGCAGATCAGTTTCTTCTCGGATATTGGGTACCTGCAATTAACAGCCCATGCGGATTCCCTGCATGTTTTCACATTGAATGGCTCCGACCTGCAAAGCGAGGCCGACCGTTTCAATGCTGCTGCAAAGGAACTCAGCCCTGAACAGAAGGAATTGCTGCAACAGCTTACCGATGCCCCGCTGGAAAAAAGACCTGAAATAGGAGAAAAGCTGCTTGAGCTGGCAAGAAGCAGATATGCGGAGAGGGTCAGGAATTACGTTCAGGGTCATCCCCAAAGCCTGTTTTCATTGCAACTGGTAAAAGATATGGCAGAGGATATCGCTGGCCCAAGGTATAACGCTGTTCATCCACTTTATCATTCCCTTTCAGCAGTAATACGCGGAACACCATCCGGCAGAAGAATTGCTGCGATGCTGCCCGTCATGAAGAGAAGCGCGGAAGGGGAAGAAATTGCGGATCTATCGCAAGCCGATACCAGCGGCAGAAAAATTCTCCTTTCGGACTTTAAAGGAAAATATGTGCTGCTGGACTTCTGGGCCAGCTGGTGCGGGCCTTGCCGTGCCGGACATCCCGATTTGCTCAAAGCATATCATACTTACAAATCCAAAGGGTTTACCGTAGTAGGGATATCTCTCGATACCGATGCAAAGAAATGGAAGAAGGCCATCGAAGATGATCATCTGCCATGGACGCAGCTATCTGATTTGAAAGGCCGGGAAAATGAAATCGCACAGTATTACAATGTGCGCGGTATCCCCTGGAATATCCTGGTTGGTCCTGATGGCAGGATCATCGCCAGTAATTTAAGCCGTTCTGCCTTACAGGAGAAACTGCCGGAGCTGATAAAATAA
- a CDS encoding DNA mismatch repair protein encodes MLFTTDRQTLDDLNIFGKHGGDSIYNIFNRCATRGGAAVLEEMFRYPLSDSEAINKRSSIIQSFAALGTSFPFKSADFDLAAPYLANTDERSKLSTQENSLARKLTNMVAMDADTQLIYKGVESLVDLMKHAREFIKELSENEFYIAEKEEMRTILDNPAFAAIYQSTGKLSHVQIAEFDVVLRFRNRALVEKLLGLISYLDVYLSVAKVANERNFIFPKALPGGGKELLKLEGVYHPQVKKAVPNTIHITTDSNVIFLTGANMAGKSTFMKSLSIAMFLAHAGFPVAAKKMEFAVLDGVFTTINLPDNLGMGASHFYAEVLRVKKMAHELGTKKDLFIVFDELFRGTNVKDAYEATIAITTAFAKKRRSIFVISTHIIEAGDVLKERCPNINFVYLPTRMAGNQPEYTYTLEQGITSDRHGMVIINNERILDILRNGKKKLQKTAAYEFHNG; translated from the coding sequence ATGTTATTTACTACAGATAGACAAACACTGGACGATCTGAATATCTTCGGAAAGCATGGCGGAGATTCCATTTACAACATCTTCAACCGCTGCGCTACAAGAGGCGGAGCGGCGGTTCTGGAAGAAATGTTCCGGTATCCGCTTTCCGACAGTGAAGCGATCAACAAACGCAGTAGTATTATTCAGTCATTTGCCGCGCTGGGCACTTCATTCCCTTTCAAGAGCGCCGACTTTGATCTGGCAGCTCCCTACCTGGCCAATACCGATGAACGTTCCAAACTGTCAACGCAGGAAAATTCACTGGCGCGCAAGCTCACCAATATGGTCGCAATGGACGCCGATACGCAGCTGATATATAAAGGTGTGGAATCCCTGGTGGACCTGATGAAGCATGCACGGGAATTTATAAAGGAACTGAGCGAGAACGAGTTTTATATAGCGGAAAAAGAAGAAATGCGCACGATTCTCGACAATCCTGCCTTTGCTGCAATTTATCAGAGCACCGGAAAGCTGTCGCACGTACAAATCGCGGAGTTTGATGTAGTGCTGCGTTTCCGGAACAGGGCCCTGGTGGAAAAGTTGTTGGGACTGATTTCTTACCTGGACGTGTACCTGTCGGTTGCCAAAGTGGCGAATGAGCGGAATTTTATTTTTCCGAAAGCCTTGCCCGGAGGCGGAAAAGAGCTGTTGAAACTGGAAGGGGTGTATCATCCCCAGGTAAAAAAGGCGGTGCCAAATACCATCCATATCACCACAGACAGCAATGTTATCTTCCTCACCGGCGCCAACATGGCGGGGAAGTCCACTTTCATGAAATCACTGAGCATTGCCATGTTCCTGGCGCATGCAGGTTTTCCCGTGGCGGCGAAGAAGATGGAATTTGCGGTACTGGATGGCGTTTTCACCACCATCAACCTGCCGGACAATCTCGGTATGGGCGCCAGCCACTTCTATGCTGAAGTATTGCGGGTAAAGAAGATGGCTCACGAGCTGGGGACGAAGAAGGACCTTTTTATTGTTTTTGACGAGCTGTTCCGCGGAACGAATGTGAAAGATGCCTATGAGGCCACAATTGCCATTACAACTGCCTTTGCGAAGAAGAGAAGGAGCATTTTTGTGATCTCTACGCATATTATCGAGGCCGGCGATGTGCTGAAAGAAAGATGCCCTAATATCAATTTTGTTTACCTGCCTACCCGGATGGCCGGCAATCAGCCTGAATATACCTATACATTGGAACAAGGCATCACCAGCGACAGACATGGTATGGTGATCATCAATAATGAAAGAATACTGGATATCCTGAGAAACGGGAAGAAAAAACTACAAAAAACTGCAGCATATGAGTTTCATAACGGATAA
- a CDS encoding DNA mismatch repair protein, with translation MSFITDKQTLDDLNITGKFSQQSLYTLFNGTQTRGGEKLLDKMFYQPLSDPAAINSRSRVFQYFHERKLSFPFNRTVFQEAEAYLGGGTGSSFLMVAAELLRKKVLHIVVKDEQFGLLQNGLLATIDMLNTLRDFLQKLDDGDGYPLTGQFETVKAAFGSPRMKWLQEARNNQQLTLFQLARYDHLIRHVFREEIEHILDLIYHLDVYIAVSNVARARNFSYAQALPKEENIFQSTGLSHPALEKAVANPLGLQEDRNVLFLTGANMAGKSTFMKSLGIAVYLGHMGFPVAAKDMVFSVRDGLYTSINVPDNLNLGYSHFYAEVLRVKKVAEEVAKGNDLVVIFDELFKGTNVKDAYDATLAVTKEFSTYRNSFFVISTHIIEVGDSLKEDCDNLQFSYLPTIMEGSVPRYPYTLTAGITNDRHGMVIIENEKILEMIEE, from the coding sequence ATGAGTTTCATAACGGATAAGCAAACACTGGACGATCTGAATATAACCGGGAAGTTCAGCCAGCAATCCTTATACACCCTTTTTAATGGTACGCAGACGAGAGGCGGGGAAAAGCTGCTGGATAAGATGTTCTATCAGCCGCTGTCGGACCCTGCTGCTATTAACAGCCGTAGCCGGGTGTTTCAGTATTTTCATGAAAGAAAACTGTCGTTCCCGTTTAACAGAACGGTATTTCAGGAGGCGGAAGCATACCTGGGCGGGGGAACCGGCAGTTCTTTCCTCATGGTTGCCGCGGAGCTTTTGCGGAAGAAGGTGCTGCATATAGTGGTGAAGGATGAACAGTTTGGCCTCCTGCAGAACGGCCTCCTGGCAACTATTGATATGCTGAATACCCTGCGGGATTTTCTGCAAAAGCTGGATGACGGAGACGGTTATCCTTTGACCGGCCAATTTGAAACCGTTAAAGCTGCTTTCGGTAGTCCACGGATGAAATGGCTGCAGGAAGCGCGTAACAATCAGCAACTTACGCTGTTCCAGCTGGCACGGTATGATCACCTCATCCGCCATGTGTTCCGGGAGGAAATTGAGCATATACTCGATCTCATTTATCACCTGGACGTCTATATAGCCGTAAGCAATGTAGCCCGCGCCAGGAACTTCTCCTATGCGCAGGCCCTTCCGAAGGAGGAGAACATTTTCCAATCCACCGGATTAAGCCATCCGGCCCTGGAAAAAGCGGTGGCTAATCCGCTTGGTCTGCAGGAAGACCGGAACGTCCTGTTCCTGACCGGCGCGAATATGGCCGGCAAATCCACGTTTATGAAGTCGCTCGGCATAGCTGTTTATCTTGGTCACATGGGATTTCCCGTAGCCGCAAAAGATATGGTGTTTTCCGTCAGGGACGGGCTTTATACATCCATCAATGTGCCGGACAACCTGAACCTCGGCTACAGCCATTTTTATGCGGAAGTGCTGCGGGTAAAGAAAGTAGCGGAGGAAGTGGCTAAAGGCAATGACCTCGTGGTCATTTTCGACGAGCTTTTTAAAGGCACCAACGTAAAAGACGCCTATGACGCAACATTGGCCGTTACAAAAGAATTTTCTACCTATCGTAACAGTTTTTTTGTTATTTCGACCCATATTATCGAAGTGGGCGACAGCCTGAAGGAAGATTGCGACAACCTGCAATTTTCTTACCTCCCGACAATCATGGAGGGGAGCGTACCAAGATATCCGTACACATTAACGGCGGGAATTACCAACGACCGTCATGGAATGGTGATCATCGAGAATGAAAAGATATTGGAAATGATAGAAGAATAA
- a CDS encoding RNA polymerase sigma factor translates to MSNIELDNDAILNFKSGDESAYTVIYNHFYPDIFSFCKYLLPTIEDARDMTAQLFILLWEKRETLDSYTNLRSFLFLNARNKCFNYLRDQKARSAIDQQINDFTVSEQRAILFSEIESELVTRIREEVEKLPDYYRNILNLSYYQGYNNQEIADMLHISEKTVRNAKSIALKTIRIIFLSRDTKIGFALSLCYFF, encoded by the coding sequence ATGTCAAATATTGAACTTGACAATGATGCCATATTGAATTTTAAAAGTGGGGATGAATCGGCTTATACCGTCATTTACAATCATTTCTACCCTGATATTTTCTCATTTTGCAAGTATCTCCTGCCTACTATCGAAGATGCAAGGGACATGACAGCACAACTTTTTATCCTGCTGTGGGAGAAAAGAGAGACGCTGGATTCCTACACAAATCTTCGGTCCTTCCTCTTTTTGAATGCGCGGAACAAGTGTTTTAATTACCTGCGGGACCAAAAGGCCCGGTCAGCAATTGATCAGCAGATCAACGATTTTACGGTCTCGGAGCAAAGGGCCATCCTCTTTTCTGAAATTGAATCTGAATTGGTTACCCGTATCCGGGAGGAAGTGGAAAAGCTGCCCGATTACTACAGGAACATTCTGAACTTATCCTATTACCAGGGATATAATAACCAGGAAATCGCCGATATGTTGCATATCAGTGAAAAAACGGTACGTAACGCGAAATCCATTGCGTTGAAGACGATCAGGATAATTTTTCTGAGCAGGGACACAAAAATAGGCTTTGCCCTGAGCCTTTGTTATTTTTTTTAA
- a CDS encoding FecR family protein, with protein MSEISKAISDLIARHLNDELNDQEKQELDKWVQQSEDHQRFFRQFTDEGSLASTLTEYETSRDIVYNKIKEAIPFDRQADKKVINIWRFDLRRFTAIAASILLIGGAFVWWNIYVKDNRLAEDPVAGTTRDRQPASGGAVLKLADGEEIILDDATDGAVAEQGDTRITKQGGLLSYNSNVSANSVLYNTLSTPKGKIYQLLLPDSSKAWLNAASSIRFPTAFIGGERSVEVTGEVYFEIKKNAEMPFHVTVNQRATIDVLGTSFNVNAYDNEDVLRTTLLTGSVRIQIIQQEGGSSVVLKPGQQAQIKQVYVAQPISVVRNANIKNVMGWREGYFSLDDLTLADLMREVERWYDVEVVYEKEIPVKTFFGKVGRDLSLLDFMDGLKDWGVRFKLDGRKLIITGVQ; from the coding sequence ATGAGCGAAATATCGAAAGCTATTTCTGACCTGATTGCCAGGCATCTTAATGATGAATTGAACGATCAGGAAAAACAGGAATTGGACAAATGGGTTCAGCAATCTGAAGACCACCAGCGTTTTTTCCGGCAATTTACGGATGAGGGGTCTCTGGCGTCAACATTAACGGAATATGAAACAAGCAGGGACATCGTCTATAATAAAATAAAAGAAGCGATCCCTTTTGACAGGCAGGCCGATAAAAAAGTGATCAACATCTGGAGGTTTGACCTGCGGAGGTTTACGGCCATTGCTGCTTCAATATTATTGATAGGGGGGGCATTTGTCTGGTGGAATATATATGTGAAAGATAACAGGCTGGCTGAAGATCCGGTGGCGGGAACAACACGCGACAGGCAGCCGGCATCAGGGGGCGCTGTATTGAAGCTTGCTGATGGAGAAGAAATTATACTGGACGATGCGACGGATGGCGCTGTGGCAGAACAGGGGGATACCAGGATAACCAAACAGGGAGGGCTGCTTTCCTATAACAGTAATGTTTCTGCCAATAGTGTGCTTTACAATACCTTATCAACACCGAAGGGGAAGATCTATCAGCTGTTGTTGCCTGATAGCTCGAAGGCCTGGTTGAATGCGGCAAGCTCCATCCGTTTCCCTACGGCATTTATCGGAGGGGAGCGGAGCGTTGAAGTAACCGGGGAGGTGTATTTCGAGATAAAGAAAAATGCGGAAATGCCCTTTCATGTAACGGTCAACCAACGCGCAACAATAGATGTACTGGGTACGAGTTTCAATGTAAATGCCTATGATAACGAGGATGTACTTCGTACAACATTGTTGACAGGAAGCGTCAGGATACAGATCATACAACAGGAAGGCGGAAGCAGCGTAGTGCTGAAACCCGGTCAGCAGGCGCAAATAAAGCAGGTGTATGTTGCACAGCCCATCTCGGTTGTTCGCAATGCCAATATCAAAAACGTCATGGGATGGAGAGAAGGTTATTTCAGCCTGGACGATCTCACTTTAGCGGACCTGATGCGCGAGGTGGAACGTTGGTACGATGTAGAAGTAGTATATGAAAAAGAAATTCCCGTCAAGACTTTTTTCGGAAAAGTAGGCAGGGACCTCTCTTTACTGGATTTTATGGACGGTTTGAAGGATTGGGGAGTCCGCTTCAAACTGGATGGACGAAAACTAATTATTACAGGAGTTCAATAA